A portion of the Caldalkalibacillus thermarum genome contains these proteins:
- a CDS encoding LCP family protein, producing the protein MKRIREWKTSTKWLVGTVTALLLVVVSVLGYGGWKLYQASEQIYEPVERLPSEARPEGVQDHEDSELETRDLLVKSFLILGIDKREGTTDRGRTDAIILAILNEQDQKITMLSIPRDSYVEIAGKGYKDKINHAFQYGLPTTIATVENLTGIPVDHYILFNFNSFKKAVDAIGGIVIDVDESIARYAYRQFGSSVQFNPGEQRLSGEEALYFARFRYDAQGDFGRNDRQQQVIKAFLDQTKDVRSPAKIEQLLDIVGEDVRTDLTFKDMVTLAKVLNGFSSEDVEQVKYQTHSKRMGPQNLWYELISEEERQRVSNKLKEVYNSSL; encoded by the coding sequence ATGAAACGGATAAGGGAATGGAAAACCAGCACCAAGTGGCTCGTGGGCACAGTAACTGCTCTATTGTTAGTGGTAGTGAGCGTTCTAGGATATGGGGGTTGGAAACTGTATCAGGCATCGGAGCAGATATATGAACCAGTGGAGCGTCTCCCCTCTGAGGCTCGCCCTGAAGGGGTTCAGGATCATGAAGATTCAGAGTTAGAGACGCGGGATCTGCTTGTCAAATCTTTTCTTATTCTTGGTATAGATAAACGTGAGGGAACAACAGACCGGGGACGGACAGATGCTATTATCTTGGCCATCCTTAATGAACAAGATCAGAAGATTACGATGCTCTCCATCCCCAGAGATTCCTATGTGGAAATAGCGGGTAAAGGATACAAGGATAAAATCAACCATGCCTTTCAGTACGGCTTACCCACCACCATCGCCACAGTGGAGAATTTAACCGGCATTCCCGTCGATCATTATATTTTGTTTAATTTTAACAGTTTTAAGAAGGCGGTCGATGCTATCGGCGGGATTGTCATTGACGTGGATGAAAGCATTGCCAGATATGCTTACCGTCAATTTGGGAGTAGTGTTCAGTTTAACCCCGGAGAGCAACGCTTAAGCGGAGAGGAAGCCTTGTATTTCGCACGTTTCCGTTATGATGCCCAAGGCGATTTTGGCCGCAATGACCGGCAGCAACAGGTGATCAAAGCCTTTTTGGACCAAACGAAAGACGTGCGCTCACCAGCGAAAATTGAGCAGTTGCTGGATATTGTAGGGGAAGATGTGCGTACCGATCTAACCTTTAAAGATATGGTGACTTTGGCCAAAGTGCTTAATGGCTTCTCCAGCGAAGATGTGGAGCAAGTGAAATATCAAACCCATTCTAAGCGGATGGGTCCTCAGAACTTGTGGTATGAGCTCATTTCCGAAGAGGAACGGCAACGGGTGAGTAACAAGTTGAAGGAAGTGTATAATTCCTCGCTGTAA